In Fusarium oxysporum Fo47 chromosome XII, complete sequence, one DNA window encodes the following:
- a CDS encoding Pyoverdine/dityrosine biosynthesis protein-domain-containing protein: MSIDIDHQNPSDVLKLKTPAVTIAGSDVSFDDTMSTRSSRSSVPSEMTGPPAADDKTEDSEETKVSETSNRILDVILEYSLHKFDSTEELHNAGRPKFLAVVSRFVKARQKVVMCLPAFPFKSANKVEKVLGTLPDKAEELALARLNSICVTIGQFYEPGAELTVISDGLVYNDLLGISDQETWRYGSALRAMAERKAFSHLSFSRLQDLVAVKGLPNDLNELTYVANATNFRRTLFNKYGRDGDLDIDHEIATNPDTLGTYKGYCRFLKSDLQHIFGPAKSSAKYRKDVKYLAKQMLIRGYAFAGAVKARFPNYLRLSIHQSTGEHKISISLLNTKSGFTTPWHCSVVLMADGEWLSGLAVDFKADRLLELVEEDGRPSYFREVLRQRPYLMENAKPRIVIQQEPQAHRPRIRPS; the protein is encoded by the exons ATGTCCATCGATATTGATCATCAGAACCCCTCCGACGTCTTGAAACTGAAGACACCGGCTGTTACCATAGCTGGATCAGACGTCTCGTTCGACGACACCATGTCGACGAGATCCTCCCGCTCCAGTGTCCCGAGCGAGATGACGGGCCCTCCCGCCGCAGATGACAAAACGGAAGACTCTGAAGAGACCAAAGTCTCCGAGACTTCCAACAGAATTTTGGACGTCATTCTAGAATACTCTCTTCACAAGTTCGACAGCACCGAGGAACTGCATAATGCCGGCAGGCCTAAGTTCCTAGCCGTCGTCTCACGCTTTGTCAAAGCACGGCAAAAGGTAGTCATGTGTCTACCGGCATTCCCGTTCAAGTCAGCAAATAAGGTCGAAAAGGTTCTGGGTACCCTCCCAGATAAGGCTGAAGAGTTGGCACTTGCTAGACTAAACTCCATATGTGTCACCATTGGCCAATTCTATGAGCCTGGCGCAGAGCTGACTGTCATCTCAGACGGCCTGGTTTACAATG ACTTGCTAGGAATTTCTGACCAGGAGACCTGGCGTTACGGGTCGGCGCTACGGGCCATGGCCGAGCGCAAGGCcttctctcatctctcatTCTCCCGCCTACAGGATTTGGTCGCAGTGAAGGGCCTGCCCAATGACCTTAATGAGCTCACGTACGTTGCCAACGCAACTAACTTCCGCCGGACCCTGTTCAACAAGTATGGCCGGGACGGCGATCTTGACATTGACCATGAAATCGCCACAAATCCGGACACGCTCGGGACGTACAAGGGGTACTGCCGCTTCCTCAAGTCAGATCTGCAGCACATTTTCGGCCCAGCTAAGAGCAGTGCCAAGTACAGGAAGGATGTCAAGTACCTCGCCAAGCAAATGCTGATCCGGGGATAC GCTTTTGCGGGAGCCGTCAAAGCGCGCTTCCCGAACTATTTACGTCTCAGTATCCACCAGTCTACTGGAGAGCATAAGATTTCCATCAGCctgctcaacaccaaaagcgGCTTTACGACGCCGTGGCATTGCAGCGTTGTATTGATGGCAGACGGTGAATGGCTTAGTGGCCTTGCGGTCGACTTCAAAGCCGATCGGTTGCTGGAGCTCGTCGAGGAGGATGGCCGGCCGAGTTACTTCAGGGAGGTCCTCCGTCAACGACCATACCTGATGGAGAACGCGAAGCCGCGTATAGTTATTCAACAGGAGCCACAGGCCCATAGGCCCAGGATACGCCCATCCTAG
- a CDS encoding E1-E2 ATPase-domain-containing protein — MGQTYMRLPEDGDDRNASASRLPAPTSAHLATTTLQVGGMTCGSCTSAVESGFKGVDGVGTVSVSLVMERAVVTHDPDIIPAEKIQEIIEDRGFDAEVLSTDRSNPATTRLNNHCSDQSTAIGSEAESATTTATTTFAIEGMTCGACTSAVEAGFNGVAGVLKFNISLLAERAVITYDETKLSPEKIAEIIDDRGFDVTILSTQRDSIHQGGDTTSAQFKVFGCKDATTAQLLEEGLIAVQGIRSASLSLSTDRLTVVYQPRTIGLRGIVEAIEVQGLNALVASGEDNNAQLESLAKTREITEWRTAFRTSLAFAIPVLLIGMIIPMAFPVIDIGRFELIPGLFLGDIVCLVLTLPVQFGIGKRFYISGYKSLKHRSPTMDVLVVLGTSCAFLFSVFSMLISVLLEPHSKPSTIFDTCTMLITFITLSRWLENRAKGQTSKALSRLMSLAPSKATIYADPIAVEKAAESWAKSSDEPPTPKTPRTHEPGVSAWEEKVIPTELLEVDDIVVIRPGDKIPADGILVRGTTFVDESMVTGEAMPVQKYMGDSIVAGTVNGDGRVDVRVTRAGHDTQLSQIVKLVQDAQTARAPFQQLVDTIAGYFVPMILILGLGTFLVWMVLCHVLSHPPEIFLEDNSGGKVVVCVKLCISVIVFACPCALGLATPTAVMVGTGVGAENGILIKGGAVLERITKVTQVVLDKTGTITYGKMSVASIGLVPQWTRSEVSKRLWWSIVGLAEMGSEHPVGKAILGAAKNELGMAPEETIDGSVGDFKAVVGKGVSVTVEPATANRSRYMVLVGNLIFLKDSGIDVPEDAVEAAEKLNMSVGEGTSQAKSNPRSAGTTNIFVAIDGLYSGHVCLSDTIKEDAAATISVLHRMGIKTAIVTGDQRSTALAVASAVGIDANNVYAGVSPDQKQVIVQEIQDRGEVVGMIGDGINDSPALVTADVGIAMASGTDVAMEAADMVLMRPTELMIIPASLALTRTIFRRIKINLGWACIYNAIGLPIAMGFFLPFGLSVHPIMASLAMAFSSVTVVVSSLMLNSWTRPVWMNEVAKNGGREPKAERWIWGRGIVRWVREMMGRRGKVEEVGYVPLQNIEG, encoded by the exons ATGGGACAAACCTATATGCGTCTGCCggaagatggcgatgacAGAAATGCCAGTGCCAGCAGGCTTCCAGCGCCCACGAGCGCACATCTGGCAACAACCACGCTGCAGGTCGGCGGCATGAC ATGCGGTTCTTGCACATCGGCCGTTGAATCCGGCTTCAAAGGCGTTGACGGCGTCGGAACAGTCTCCGTCAGCCTCGTAATGGAGCGCGCCGTTGTCACGCATGACCCGGACATCATACCTGCCGAGAAGATACAGGAGATCATCGAGGACCGTGGGTTTGATGCTGAGGTTCTCTCGACCGATCGTTCCAACCCCGCGACTACTCGATTGAACAACCACTGCTCCGACCAGAGCACTGCGATTGGGAGCGAAGCTGAGTCTGCAACGACAACTGCGACGACCACTTTCGCCATAGAGGGCATGACGTGTGGCGCCTGCACGTCCGCCGTTGAAGCTGGCTTCAACGGCGTGGCCGGTGTGCTCAAGTTCAACATTAGCCTTTTGGCGGAACGAGCCGTTATCACTTATGACGAGACGAAGCTTTCGCCGGAGAAGATAGCCGAGATTATCGACGATCGCGGGTTTGATGTTACTATTTTATCGACGCAGCGCGACTCGATCCATCAGGGAGGAGATACGACAAGCGCTCAGTTCAAGGTCTTCGGCTGCAAAGATGCGACTACTGCCCAGCTTCTGGAGGAAGGCCTCATTGCAGTCCAGGGCATCCGATCCGCatctctcagcctcagtaCGGACCGCCTGACAGTCGTCTACCAGCCCAGGACTATAGGACTTCGTGGCATTGTTGAGGCTATAGAGGTGCAGGGCTTGAATGCCCTCGTTGCAAGTGGCGAGGATAACAACGCGCAGCTTGAGTCGCTGGCGAAAACGCGCGAGATTACCGAGTGGCGGACAGCGTTCAGGACGTCACTTGCCTTCGCGATCCCCGTTCTCCTCATCGGCATGATTATTCCTATGGCCTTCCCAGTGATAGACATTGGACGTTTCGAACTCATACCTGGCCTATTCCTGGGTGACATTGTATGTCTCGTTCTCACATTGCCTGTTCAATTCGGCATTGGCAAGCGATTCTATATCTCTGGGTATAAATCTCTTAAACATAGATCGCCAACGATGGATGTTCTCGTCGTTCTCGGCACATCATGTGCCTTCCTCTTTAGCGTCTTCTCCATGCTGATCTCCGTCCTTCTTGAGCCGCATTCTAAACCTTCCACGATCTTCGACACATGCACCATGCTCATCACATTCATCACACTGTCTCGGTGGCTGGAGAACCGGGCCAAAGGCCAGACTTCTAAGGCGCTGTCTCGTCTTATGTCACTAGCTCCGTCCAAAGCTACCATCTATGCTGACCCGATCGCTGTGGAAAAGGCAGCAGAGAGCTGGGCAAAATCATCTGACGAGCCCCCAACACCCAAGACACCTCGGACTCATGAACCTGGCGTCTCTGCTTGGGAGGAAAAGGTCATCCCAACAGAGCtgcttgaggttgacgataTTGTGGTCATCCGGCCCGGTGACAAAATTCCAGCAGATGGCATTCTGGTTCGAGGCACTACATTTGTTGACGAAAGTATGGTTACTGGAGAAGCTATGCCTGTTCAGAAGTACATGGGTGATAGTATCGTCGCCGGCACTGTTAACGGTGATGGGCGGGTCGACGTCCGTGTTACTCGAGCTGGCCATGATACCCAGCTAAGTCAGATTGTCAAGCTAGTGCAAGACGCACAAACCGCTCGCGCCCCTTTTCAGCAACTTGTTGATACAATAGCCGGCTACTTTGTTCCCATGATTCTTATCCTCGGTCTTGGTACGTTCCTTGTATGGATGGTCCTATGTCATGTTTTATCCCACCCTCCGGAGATCTTCCTCGAAGATAATAGCGGCGGCAAGGTCGTAGTCTGCGTTAAGTTGTGTATCTCCGTCATTGTCTTTGCTTGTCCGTGTGCTCTCGGACTAGCTACGCCCACGGCCGTGATGGTTGGCACCGGAGTCGGTGCAGAAAACGGAATTCTGATAAAGGGCGGTGCTGTCCTGGAACGTATAACCAAGGTCACGCAGGTTGTCCTCGATAAAACTGGCACCATAACTTATGGTAAGATGAGTGTGGCCAGCATAGGTCTCGTCCCGCAATGGACAAGAAGCGAGGTCAGTAAACGACTATGGTGGTCCATCGTTGGTCTAGCAGAGATGGGGAGCGAACATCCTGTGGGCAAGGCTATCCTGGGCGCTGCAAAGAACGAGCTAGGTATGGCGCCCGAAGAAACCATTGATGGCAGCGTCGGAGACTTCAAAGCGGTTGTGGGGAAGGGTGTCAGTGTGACTGTCGAGCCAGCTACCGCGAACCGGTCACGATACATGGTACTAGTTGGCAACCTCATATTCTTGAAGGATAGTGGTATCGATGTCCCTGAGGATGCTGTAGAGGCCGCAGAGAAGCTTAACATGTCGGTTGGCGAGGGCACATCGCAGGCCAAGAGCAATCCCCGCAGCGCTGGAACCACCAACATCTTCGTTGCCATTGACGGGCTTTATTCGGGCCATGTGTGCCTGTCTGACACAATCAAAGAGGATGCTGCAGCGACTATCTCGGTCCTGCACCGCATGGGCATAAAGACCGCCATAGTGACCGGCGACCAACGGTCTACCGCACTCGCCGTCGCCTCTGCCGTGGGTATCGATGCCAACAATGTTTACGCCGGTGTTAGCCCCGATCAGAAGCAGGTTATCGTACAAGAGATCCAGGACCGTGGCGAGGTTGTCGGCATGATTGGCGACGGCATTAACGACTCCCCGGCACTTGTAACGGCGGACGTGGGCATTGCTATGGCAAGCGGAACAGATGTCGCGATGGAGGCGGCGGATATGGTGCTTATGAGACCGACAGAGCTTATGATAATACCTGCTTCGCTGGCGCTTACGCGCACCATCTTCCGCCGTATCAAGATAAACCTCGGATGGGCATGTATCTATAACGCTATCGGCCTCCCGATTGCTATGGGCTTTTTCCTTCCGTTCGGGCTTAGCGTACATCCTATAATGGCGAGTCTTGCGATGGCGTTCAGCAGTGTGACGGTGGTGGTCAGCAGTCTGATGCTCAACTCCTGGACAAGGCCTGTTTGGATGAACGAGGTGGCGAAGAACGGCGGCAGGGAGCCCAAGGCGGAGAGGTGGATATGGGGAAGGGGAATCGTCCGCTGGGTGAGGGAGATGATGGGACGCAGAGGAAAGGTGGAAGAAGTTGGGTATGTGCCATTACAGAACATagaaggctga
- a CDS encoding isoprenoid synthase domain-containing protein translates to MVKFDSGSESEMTNGDELHINAKHEIKPRMANGNGVHNVPEHDQFQDHAEMEVLMLPDLFSSLMSVPARENPNYASVKAEADEWIASVINADAKWASRNKRVDFTYLASIWAPDCSAFALRTSTDWNSWAFLFDDQFDEGHLSNDLDGAVNEIARTREIMEGTAPRYTADSEHPIRYVFQTLCDRVKQNPEGFYAGKPSSDRFYRRWMWAHELYWEGLVAQVRTNVEGRSFTRGPDEYLAMRRGSLGAYPALVNNEWAYGIDLPEEVADHPLVFEIMVIISDQILLVNDILSYEKDLRLGVDHNMVRLLKAKGLSTQQAINEVGVMINDCYRRYYRALSELPCFGEEADRALLGYLEVEKNHALGSLLWSYKTGRYFKSKEDGARVRKTRELLIPKKMAVL, encoded by the exons ATGGTCAAATTCGATAGTGGTTCTGAGTCCGAGATGACGAACGGGGACGAGCTTCATATCAACGCCAAACATGAGATCAAACCCAGGATGGCCAACGGGAACGGGGTCCACAACGTCCCCGAACATGACCAATTTCAAGATCATGCCGAGATGGAGGTTCTCATGCTTCCCGACCTCTTCAGCTCACTCATGTCGGTCCCAGCCCGTGAGAACCCCAACTATGCCAGCGTCAAAGCCGAAGCTGACGAGTGGATTGCCTC CGTGATCAACGCCGATGCCAAGTGGGCCAGCAGAAACAAGCGGGTTGACTTCACCTATCTTGCAAGCATCTGGGCTCCCGACTGCAGCGCATTCGCCTTACGTACGTCAACCGATTGGAACTCGTGGGCCTTCCTGTTCGACGATCAGTTCGACGAAGGCCACCTGTCCAATGACCTGGATGGCGCCGTGAATGAGATTGCCAGGACACGTGAGATCATGGAGGGTACTGCCCCGCGGTATACCGCCGACTCAGAACACCCTATTCGGTATGTGTTCCAGACATTGTGCGATCGCGTGAAGCAAAACCCAGAAGGTTTCTACGCGGGAAAGCCATCGTCAGACCGCTTCTACAGGCGCTGGATGTGGGCACACGAGCTCTACTGGGAGGGGCTGGTCGCGCAGGTTCGGACAAATGTGGAGGGTCGGTCCTTCACACGTGGTCCGGACGAATACCTGGCCATGCGCCGGGGCTCTCTCGGCGCCTATCCTGCGCTGGTCAACAATGAATGGGCCTATGGGATTGACTTGCCCGAGGAGGTAGCGGATCATCCTTTAGTGTTCGAGATCATGGTCATCATCAGCGACCAGATCCTGTTAGTCAACGACATTCTCTCCTACGAGAAGGACCTTCGCCTCGGGGTTGACCACAATATGGTCCGCctgctcaaggccaaggggCTCTCAACCCAACAGGCCATCAACGAGGTCGGAGTTATGATCAACGACTGTTACAGACGCTATTACAGAGCACTATCGGAGCTCCCATGCTTCGGCGAGGAGGCCGACCGCGCGCTCCTCGGCTAtctcgaggtcgagaagaacCATGCTCTCGGTAGCCTGCTCTGGAGCTACAAGACGGGCCGGTATTTTAAGAGTAAGGAGGATGGTGCTCGGGTCAGGAAAACGCGAGAGTTGCTTATaccaaagaagatggcggTGTTGTAA